The Columba livia isolate bColLiv1 breed racing homer chromosome 18, bColLiv1.pat.W.v2, whole genome shotgun sequence genome includes a region encoding these proteins:
- the WIPI1 gene encoding WD repeat domain phosphoinositide-interacting protein 1 gives MEAAAEAPGGPAVLSCFSYNQDCTSLAIGTTTGYRLFSLSSVEQLDQVHESNEIPDVYIVERLFSSSLVVVVSHAKPQQMNVYHFKKGTEICNYSYSSNILSIRLNRQRLVVCLEESIYIHNIKDMKLLKTILDTPPNPTGLCALSINHANSYLAYPGSATSGEIALYDGNTLKTACTIPAHDGPLAALTFNSTGSKLASASEKGTVIRVFSIPGGQKLYEFRRGMKRYVNISSLVFSMDSQFLCASSNTETVHIFKLEHLTDSRPEEPPTWSGYMGKMFQAATNYLPAQVSGMMNQDRAFATVRLNISGQRNICALSTIQKLPRLLVTTSDGHLYIYNLDPQDGGECVLIKKHSLLGSGKMEENKENDLQPPLPQSYAATVARQSSVPSTSTMPGYSEDGGALRGEVIPEHEFATGPVCLDDENEFPPIILCRGGQPGKAKRS, from the exons ATGGAGGCCGCGGCCGAGGCCCCGGGGGGGCCCGCGGtgctcagctgcttctcctaCAACCAGGACTGCAC CTCCCTGGCAATTGGAACCACAACTGGATACAGGCTTTTCTCCTTAAGTTCTGTGGAGCAACTGGACCAGGTCCATGAAAGCA ATGAAATCCCAGATGTTTACATCGTGGAACGTCTGTTCTCCAGCAGCCTTGTGGTTGTAGTCAGTCATGCCAAGCCACAGCAAATGAATGTCTACCACTTCAAGAAAGGGACAGAGATCTGCAACTACAGCTATTCCAGTAACATACTGTCCATCCGGCTGAACCGTCAG AGGCTGGTGGTTTGCCTGGAGGAGTCAATTTACATCCATAACATTAAGGACATGAAGCTTTTGAAGACTATTCTGGATACACCTCCAAATCCAACAG GTCTGTGCGCTCTCTCGATCAACCACGCCAACTCCTACTTGGCTTATCCCGGCAGTGCGACCAGCGGAGAGATCGCGCTTTACGATGGAAATACTTTG AAAACAGCCTGCACCATACCTGCCCACGACGGGCCTCTGGCTGCTCTCACCTTCAACTCCACCGGCTCGAAGCTGGCGAGCGCTTCCGAAAAA GGCACAGTCATTCGTGTATTTTCCATTCCTGGTGGGCAAAAGCTCTATGAATTCCGGCGAGGGATGAAAAG GTATGTGAACATCAGCTCCCTGGTGTTCAGCATGGATTCCCAGTTCCTCTGCGCTTCCAGCAACACCGAGACCGTGCACATCTTTAAACTGGAGCATCTCACTGACAG CCGGCCAGAGGAGCCTCCAACCTGGAGCGGTTACATGGGGAAGATGTTCCAGGCTGCGACCAACTACCTCCCTGCTCAGGTATCGGGCATGATGAACCAGGATCGAGCCTTTGCCACCGTCCGACTCAACATTTCCGGACAAAGGAACATCTGTGCCCTTTCCAC GATTCAGAAGCTGCCTCGGCTGTTGGTGACTACATCAGATGGACATCTCTATATCTATAACTTGGACCCACAAGATGGAGGGGAGTGTGTATTAATTAAGAAACACAG TCTGCTTGGCTCAGGAAAGATGGAggagaacaaagaaaatgacCTTCAGCCTCCGTTACCTCAATCTTATGCAGCAACAGTAGCCAGACAAAGTTCAGTGCCTTCAACTTCGACCATGCCAG GTTACTCGGAGGACGGTGGTGCCCTGCGAGGAGAGGTTATCCCAGAGCATGAGTTTGCAACTGGACCAGTGTGTCTCGATGACGAGAATGAGTTTCCTCCT ATAATCTTGTGCCGTGGAGGTCAGCCGGGCAAGGCGAAGAGGTCGTGA